DNA from Elaeis guineensis isolate ETL-2024a chromosome 2, EG11, whole genome shotgun sequence:
ATGGTGGTCCGCAATCTCAACAGGCGCAAAGAGACGCCCCTCTTCAAGGCTGTGCGTCACGGCCAGAAGAGAGCCTTCTTTGCCCTGCAGTCTGTCGTGGAGACCTACGTTGAGCCACCCCCTCGTGTCAACAGGGAAGGTCTCAGGAGAGAAGGTGGCGACACCATCCTCCACAATGCCATATTCGCGGAGCACTTTGGTAAGTACTGCTTAATTAAGGGTAGATTTAAATAGTTGCAGTCATAATATTAGAATATCCGCCCAAAATTACAAGGGACTACGGTGTTTGTGTCGGCGTTGATTAGCGCCTTGTCTTTTTTAAAGATCTTACACGTAtacccctttttatttttctggtAAAGATTATATACCTCCTTTATCAGAGTTGGTGCATGTGCAAAAGTAACTAGCTAGGGTCATGCCGACATTGTTGAAGCATTGTTCCTAATTTCGAGTCATGCTCGTGTGGTGCATAGATCTGGCCTTGGAGATCATAAACTGCTATCCAACTTTGGTGAACGCTATGAACGAGAAGGGGGAGTCGCCTCTTCATGTGCTGGCCAACAAGCCGTCAGTTTTCAAAAGTGGAAGCCGTTTCAGCCTACTTGACAGTGTAATCTACTATtgtaagtctctctctctctctctctctctctctctctctccctctttctatgCTTTCGAACCTCATCCAAATATTTTAAACCATAGATCCTATATTACGCGATTGGTTCTATTCCTGGCACATACCGCCAAATAGAACATTTTTCTCCATGCAGTCGTTTCAATTACGAGAGGGATTAAGAGTGAGTATGCTTTTTTCTCTATATAAGATTAGCATGTTGGAGATGTGAAATTGAAGGCTCGTATATATCAAGAATTCTATACCATCAAAGATAGCCATCACATCATCTATCTCAAAATTGATAGCTctcatttatttttgaaatatgatGAGGTACCGCTAGTGCGATATATGTTATATACAGAAGGAGAGCCATTTGACTCTAAAATAGATGATGTGGTGGCCATTAGTGATAAGATAGAACTCTGCAATGCAAAAGCTGCGTTGAAGAGGATTCTTGTTCTCTCATGCTAGATTGATGTGTGAGAGCCCTCAAATGGCAAAATATGGTAGAGGATCCAATCTCAGCAGCAGAAGAgtaatttttttaactttttatttaGACAAGAACGGCTTGTGTTTTCATCTCTCAGCATGGTTACTGGGCGTGGAAGGTAAGCTTATATGTCATCCAGGGAGCAGGCGAGTTTGGTTTGTTGCAAGCCGTACCGAGCCAAGCGGTTGGCTCGGTCATGTGTGGATAGGCATCGGATGGTCATCCTTCCATCCATAATGTACAAGCGGTCATTGTCTAAACAGCCATGCAATAGAGCAAAGGTCCTCCCTAGCAACATTTTAAAACATTCATCATTCAAAAAAACCAAAAGATGGACCGAAACACGGGTCACCGGTTCAACTGTTGGATTTACCAGATTCAAAGTCATGACATCGGGATGACATATAAGTATTTAAATATTGGTTACTTATGGATAAGTACTAGATCAATATATCTTTTAGTACTTTCTAGCACTTTTCAGCATTTTTATTGTCAAATGATATCTAGGCTTGATCATGAACAACTAGCAAGGTAACCCGCGCTTCACAGCGGGCTTTGACTATAGCGAAACAGAAGATATTGCCGCTTATCAATGTTCTTATTAGAGATATATACAAGCTTatcaaattaagttcttaattagtaGGCATAGATAGTTTCATCTCAGAAAGAATCGACATAGGTTGCTAATAGCTTGCCTATCAAATTAATCCATTAAAGGGCCTCCAATGGTTAATAGCTAGAATGCATGTTAACGCTTGTGGTTACCCAAAAACAAACTGACATAAATATAGAATACTAACAGAAAGGATAAATAACATGGGTCATCGATGTGGATGGCCAATCGCACCAAGCCAACACCTGCAACCATAGGTGCATGTCATATGTAACCCAAAAATCTATATGTCCTACTAGCTCCCCTATTTAGGGATGGTATAAATATAGGTAGACATACATTGACAGATCTGACACAGGACTAAATAAAGATCGATAAAGAGTTCTTTTTCGTGCACTAATATTTAAGCTCTTCTAATTGGACCTAGTATTTTGCCAAAAGATTAAAACCAACTAAAAATCccttaaaaatctaaaaaaaaattagaattattaaataatttaactatatccaaaaatctgatCTAGGACTTATGTCAAAAGATAGATATCATCAAAGAAAGCTTACTAATGCTAGATATTTAGAAAGTGAAGAAAAATTACAATACAAATCCCCCGACCTTGCCACCTTAATTTCAAATTCCCACAATGAAGAGGTGGTCCCGATATAAATCACTCAATCCAAACCTTAATAGATCGTAGTTCAAATTTGGAAGATCCCACATATCCTCTAAACAGAACAGTATAGAGACAGCTAAGGAATTTGGTTTTGTATTGTATATGAAATTTGTACAAATATCATAAACTAATACATAAATTTACTATAATCATTAAATGAACGTATTACTTTTTTCTCAAAACTAGCATATAAATTTAGtaattagaattaaaaattatgttttgatggcAAATGGATTGTTAATTTGCAAAATGGTGAAAGTCAAAAATATAATTGATTTCGCCATTTAGAATATCAAAACTATAGTTTTTTTGTTTTTAACTGTTGCTTGTATTGTTATTATTTTAAAGCCTAAAACCTTAGCTTGTAAAGTAGCATTTTTTGCCATGATGTTTTTAAATCTTGTCCCTTTACATTCATGTGTAGGTATATTTGTGGATCCACTCACCATCAAATATCGAAGGTACAAGGAGAGATTCAGTAAAGATGAAGGCATTGATAATGAAAAGGCATTGCATGATCGGAATCACAAGTTACCAAATAATTACCTAGCATGCTACAACATCTTTACTTTGCTAAAAAATGTCTTCAAGAATATCGGTCAGTGCAAATAGCTAAATAACACATATAAATATTGATACCAATCAAGAATTGATACCAATGTTGCTTTATTAAAAGCTTTTacgaaaaaaatatcctttttttctacagaattagtttcaattggtTTAAACAAATTCAATGGACTTGTTTTTTTCCAACTATCTAGATTTATCTTTTGCATGTACACAAATCATGCAACTCTATTTTTGGGTGCTAGCTATTTGGGGGTGGAACAAAAATCAGAGAATATGAAATAGCCATCTAGGTACTGTAAATGGTATGGAACTTTGCAGGATAAGGAATTTATGGTGTTTGATTGAAGAAAAAAGGTTGAGCTGACACAACCTTATTTTCCCTGATGATACCAATCATACTTACtctgatatatatacatacatacatatatatatatatatatatatatatatatatatatatatatatatatatatatatatatatatatatatatatacatacatacatacatacatacatacatacatacatacatacatacatacatacatacatatatatatatatacacacacacacacacacacacacacacacacacatatatacatatatatatacatatatatatatatatatatatatatatatatatatatatacacacacacacacacacatatatatatatatatatatatatatatatatatatatatatatatatatatatatatacatacatacatacatacatacatacatacatacatacatacatatatatatatatatatatatatacatatatacatatatatacatatatatacatatatacatatatacacacacacacacacacacacacacacacacacatatatgtgtgtgtgtgtttattttGGTCCTTATAATTGTAATATGTATATCATGGCTAATGCAATTttcttatatatgtatatgtatgtatatgtatgtatatatatgtatatatgtatgtatgtatatatttgtatacatgtatatgtatatatataaatatctctgtatgtgtgtgcgcgcgcatgcacacacatacatatgcacacactcacacacacacatatacacatgtatgtatatatatgcatgcatatgtatttatatgtatgtgtgtgtgtatatatatatgtatgtatgtatgtatgtgtgtatgtgtgtgtctatatgtatgtatgtatatacgcaAGTGTGcttatgtgtgtatgtgtgtgttgtGGTCCGTATAATTGTAATATGTATATCATGGCTAATGCAATTTTCATTTTTGTAACTTCGGTTTTTGGATGAAACATAGGAATATCTAATTCATGTTTGAGCCCCCAAAATAATTAGTTCCTGTTTGGATTATCCACGAGTTTCGTTCGGTTATAATTAATTAGCCAAAAGATATTGACCCAGCATTTCTGCAATGCTGACACGGTGAGTTCTCATTTTCAGATGCAGTTCCTAGCATTGGCACTACAGATGAAGGAGATCCAGGTAAATTCTTTCCGGAGCATAATAGTAGATCGAGCACTAAAAGGgttatttgtttttttttatttttatttttttgtagccACATGTGCACACATACTTTTCTCCATTCCTTTTCCTGTTTGGACGAAGAAAACTTAGGTACGCACAATCTAGCAGGGGCGATGATTGTTTTCGCATACATTTGTGGCTTTTTATATTGATGATCTCGAACTTGGTCAACAAAGATGGCCTTTATTAAAATCAATATGTGGTGAAGTATCTCAAACccttaaaagtaaaaaataaaaaaaaaaatggtggtgGACTTGCATTAATTGCTGCTTCCAAATATTTGAAACTGACCCAGCTGGCTCTGTATCTTATGCGCCCATGAGCGCACACAAACACAAATACGcgcacacatgcacacacacaaatGGTCTCCACTTAATCTTTGAGAAAATATCTCAACGTTTAGCAAAATTATTCCTTACATTAAATTGAATAGGAAGCCTAAGGTCTTAGGGAATAATCATGTGGGAGAAGCCAATTTAAAGAAGCTTTATTTAGTTTTAAGCTTCCGAAAGGAGAGAATATATGGGAAAGTAGCTTAAGCTACCTGAAACTTCTTCGTTTTTACTCTATTCTGAGATttgttttttctatttttttaattttcgtaTGGTCAATTGCATCACTGTTTTTGTGCAAAAGATGTGACCCATATTTCCAGGAGACTTTCTATGACATCAGGCGCAACTTGAAACTTTGAACCATTCGCTTTATGCTAGCCATCCAAATAAATGACCGTCCGATGATACTTGGAGTGTCATATATTCTACTTATACTTTTTGAGACCGAGAAAAATGGCTTACATGAGCATTGTTCAACCAAAAATGTAGCCTTTAGGATAGACCAAAGACAAACAGAACAGCtcattgtgataaagttcttttTCCCCATTTTGTTGAAACCATCTGTGTTGTGATGAGGGAGTTTTGGCAATCAATATCATTGTTAAAACCTCTGGTGGAAGTATATAATGGCAGCAGTGGTTGAAATAATTGCATTACACAATAGATTGTAGACAGGGTTAGTCATTTGAAAAGTTGTTATTCAGCTAATTGCCCTCCGTGTTTTTCCTCATTGTGCTTGGCAGAGAACGGTGTAAAAGCACAACAAAATGGCTTACAAAATTATCGAAGATATCCAAAAAATTACCACACATGCTTCGACTTCATCAAGCTTGTAGTGAAGTTTCTGCTAATTATCATTGGAATTGGTTCGTATTCTATCTtaattttatgtttttttttccaATAGTCATCTGATTACAAAtgttttttcttttgaaataCATAAATTGGGTAGTGAAAAATTATTGTTTGAGTTATGCCTTTTCTTTTCTATATAAAGGCTTTTGAGTCCGAGCATGCAGCCTTCTGTGAGTTGGCCTCATCTACGTAGCACCATTAGAAAGGATTTGATTTCAGTGACTTTTGTAGCTTTTGAAATGGCGCATATATGACCGAAAACATTTAAGGATAATGTCTGGGCAAGCGTTTGCAAAATTTTTCACAGGGCCAACCTGATAATTAATCTGGCGAAACATTTTATAGAACCAGTCTGTTGTCCAGCccattttcatctctaataacaACCATTCCAAGttactagaataaatattttgaaatggagAAAACGTCAAGATTGGAAAATAGGGACCGGCCAAGGGTATCtagcaaaattctttgtgcaccaaacCGTACACCATGCGCGGCGTGAGGTGATTCGCTCTTGGGCGGAGCCgggacaaaaaaaataatttcaccaACATCCCCGAGCCTGCGTATGAGCGAATCACCGCACGGGTTTCTAAGTTTCAATAAGCCTCGTTTGAAAGTCTGGCCCAAACAATGTTAAACTCAGCGCTGTAGCCAGCCCAAAAAAAGGAAGTTCATTAAAAAAACTCTAAACATAGCAGGAAAAGGCATCCTACTGGATAAATCACTCTAAGAGAAAATATCAGTGGGCTGATTTTAATGCAGCAAACTTTTTACTAGTGATTTTTATACTATTATATTTACCACTTAAAAACATTTGTGTGTTCTTAATTAAACGTCGTCAGTTACCGCAATTGTAGGGCTATGGAGGGTACAAGCAATGACAAAGAAGAAGCAAACTAATACACATGCATACCAGATCATGGAAGAACTTGTTGATCGGCTACACAAGGAATCGCATTATGGTATAGATGGAATGAAGCCCAAAATGGCACAAGAAGAAAGTTTGTTACCCATGGGTGTAGATGAACCAAAAATTGTAGATGAACCAAGTCAGCCCCCTTCTCAACAAATTCAAGATAAACACGAAGCAGAAATTCCTGACAAACAAGTTGAAGATGATTCAAAACAAAAAACAGTTGGAGGTAACCCTACCTTTATTCCACGTTGCAGTTTTATTGGTcaacaattaaaaaaataagaaaatgcaGCTATGGCCTGGTGGATTCAAATCTTGATGGTGttgtttttcaaatatttgatctAGATATTTTTGTTAAGTAGTTCTCTCGCAGTCATACCCTCCTTTATGTTGACAAAAATATTAGGTCAAACAGATGGCATTGAAATGATGTATTCAAATATCTTGGAGCCTAACTTTTGCTTTCCCTCTATAAATTCAAATCTTTTGTAGCGACACCAATCCTAGTGGCAGCAAAGAGGGGTGCCATagagatggtggagaaaattctggaggagactcCGGTGGCTGCTCTTGACTTGGATCAAGATGAGAAGAACATAGTACTGTTAGCAGTGGAGAACCGGCAACCTCGAGTATATGAATTTATGCTGAAGAGGAAATTAATGCAAAACACTGTGTTTGGTGCAGTGGACAAGGACGGCAATAGCGCCCTACATTTAGCTGCCCGGCTTAGCTCTAGTAGGCCTTGGGTCATTCCCGGAGCAGCACTTCAAATGCAATGGGAGATCAAGTGGTacaaggtctctctctctctctctctctctcgctctcgctCTCGCTCTCTCCCTCCCTCACACATACGCACGCAGGCGCGCATGCATTAATGCACCAATGGATGGTTACGTCCCTAAGCCTCATTGTTTGGAATATCATTCGTAGGATTGTTAGAGAGAGTTAATTATAGATATCTTTTGATGAGATGCCACCTACTCCGTTCAATGAATATTCTCTACTCAATGGATCAATGGTATATATTTTGTTGCTAGCTAATATAATGCTTGTTTGCATGTGTTGCTGCGGACATCTTAGTATGTGTTGAAATCCATGGGAGCGGAGTTCTTCATGCAACACAATATGAAAGGCGAGACCGCTTTGGAAATCTTCACCACCACTCACGAGCCTCTGGTGAAGGATGCCGGCAAATGGCTCAACAACACCTCACAATCATGCTCCGTGGTTGCTGCCCTCATTGCGACAGTGGCCTTTGCCTCTGCAACTGCTGTGCCCGGGGGTGTCAACCAAGATTCAGGCTTCCCCATCTTCGAAGGCAAGCCTGCCTTCCAAATGTTCGCCCTCTCCGCCCTCATAGCCCTCTGCTTCTCAATTACCTCCCTGGTTATGTTCCTTTCTATCCTCACCTCCCGTTTTCAAGAGCGAGACTTTGAGAAGGACCTCCCTGGGAAGCTGATCATTGGCCTCACCACCCTCTTCATGTCCATCTGTGCAAACCTTGTCTCCTTTT
Protein-coding regions in this window:
- the LOC105057537 gene encoding uncharacterized protein; amino-acid sequence: MASRPQMEDEETKLIDVREKLFKDAMKGRWQAVADIYAQDKKFRETKITWAGDTLLHLAVSSGEEKNVKLLMNCLIKTEDEKRRREILEIQNDRLETALHIAAALGMVGACLDMARLHPTMVVRNLNRRKETPLFKAVRHGQKRAFFALQSVVETYVEPPPRVNREGLRREGGDTILHNAIFAEHFDLALEIINCYPTLVNAMNEKGESPLHVLANKPSVFKSGSRFSLLDSVIYYCIFVDPLTIKYRRYKERFSKDEGIDNEKALHDRNHKLPNNYLACYNIFTLLKNVFKNIDAVPSIGTTDEGDPENGVKAQQNGLQNYRRYPKNYHTCFDFIKLVVKFLLIIIGIGLWRVQAMTKKKQTNTHAYQIMEELVDRLHKESHYGIDGMKPKMAQEESLLPMGVDEPKIVDEPSQPPSQQIQDKHEAEIPDKQVEDDSKQKTVGATPILVAAKRGAIEMVEKILEETPVAALDLDQDEKNIVLLAVENRQPRVYEFMLKRKLMQNTVFGAVDKDGNSALHLAARLSSSRPWVIPGAALQMQWEIKWYKYVLKSMGAEFFMQHNMKGETALEIFTTTHEPLVKDAGKWLNNTSQSCSVVAALIATVAFASATAVPGGVNQDSGFPIFEGKPAFQMFALSALIALCFSITSLVMFLSILTSRFQERDFEKDLPGKLIIGLTTLFMSICANLVSFCAGHFFVIEQKLKYAAYPIYAIVCLPVSFFAVAQFPLYIDLIKATFAKVPEHTQKLHPF